In one window of Fibrobacter sp. UWH4 DNA:
- a CDS encoding CAP domain-containing protein: MMSRKWFAQLAVAPCAFALAFGLFACSDDSSGTNAHIDTGDEISFNIPTGNGSSSSASEKTSSSGSAEPESSASENAFFNEGWREDCLAKINEYRATEDMPPLTLAAEEKQTCTDDEAAADLASGKAHGHFGDCGESAQNSGPNFTASWLKNATGVSDYYLEMMWSEKQLVESGKADLNSAADFSKIGHYKNMRSASYTKVACGIALSADGKTGWFNVNFF, encoded by the coding sequence ATGATGTCTAGAAAATGGTTCGCGCAACTTGCCGTTGCCCCTTGTGCGTTCGCCCTGGCCTTCGGGCTTTTCGCCTGCTCCGACGATTCGTCGGGGACTAACGCCCATATCGATACCGGCGACGAGATTTCGTTCAATATTCCTACGGGAAACGGCTCCAGTTCTTCGGCCTCCGAGAAGACTTCTTCCTCCGGGTCCGCAGAACCTGAATCCTCCGCATCCGAAAACGCGTTCTTCAACGAGGGCTGGCGCGAGGACTGCCTCGCCAAAATCAACGAATACCGTGCGACCGAGGACATGCCGCCGCTCACTCTCGCTGCCGAAGAAAAGCAGACCTGTACCGACGATGAGGCCGCTGCCGATCTCGCCTCGGGCAAGGCTCATGGTCACTTTGGTGATTGCGGTGAAAGTGCGCAGAACAGCGGCCCGAACTTTACCGCGAGTTGGCTCAAGAATGCGACGGGCGTATCGGACTATTACCTCGAAATGATGTGGAGCGAAAAGCAGCTCGTCGAAAGTGGCAAGGCGGACCTCAATAGCGCCGCCGACTTCAGTAAGATTGGCCACTACAAGAACATGCGCAGCGCGAGCTACACCAAGGTCGCTTGCGGCATCGCCCTGTCTGCCGACGGCAAGACGGGTTGGTTCAACGTGAACTTCTTCTAG
- a CDS encoding ABC-F family ATP-binding cassette domain-containing protein, whose product MIQIQNVSKSFGVQVLLDGASMLVGDHERVGLVGRNGCGKSTLFKMILGQECLDGGSIDIPKKYTLGYLQQHLNFTHATVHEEACSVLKPNEDGWIEEHKVEAILFGLGFDEESMHKSPMLLSGGFQIRLNLAKVLASEPDMLLLDEPTNYLDIVSMRWLSRFLRSWKGEVLLITHDHHFMDEVCTHTAGIFRHKIRKVKGSVEKLRETVAEEEEVAQRTQENEAKKKAQLEQVIERFRYKAAKAAMVQSKIKAVAKLATGERLTHERNLEFSFTEAGFPGKRMLQIKGLSFAYPNRAEDGTVQGMGPELITDLTMEVFKGDRIAIIGPNGRGKTTLLNLIAKELSPTAGEISHNPNLQINYFGQTNINRLNLDNTVEEEIASAIEEVAQKSRARGLAGLMMFSGDAALKKVKVLSGGERSRVLLGKILASPCNMLLLDEPTNHLDMESIESLIDALDDYEGTAMVVTHDEELLHAFATRLVVFDGGKCRVFEGTYADFLEKVGWASEKKPGGSESANIKVSNIDVKTDGGNASANNAAGGAPRAKEDRKARADYIAERSKVIKPLEKKLAKLEEDIAKAEALGGELEAKLVTASETGDGNAITAIAKDMDDNKKKVDQLYEEWEKVSAELEAAKDKYPI is encoded by the coding sequence GTGATTCAAATTCAGAACGTTTCGAAATCCTTTGGCGTGCAGGTCCTTCTGGACGGCGCCTCGATGCTTGTAGGCGACCATGAGCGCGTGGGCCTCGTGGGCCGCAACGGTTGCGGCAAGTCGACACTTTTCAAGATGATTCTCGGGCAGGAATGCCTCGACGGCGGCTCGATAGACATCCCGAAAAAATACACGCTCGGCTACCTGCAGCAGCACCTGAACTTTACGCACGCCACCGTGCACGAAGAAGCCTGCAGCGTACTGAAGCCCAATGAAGACGGCTGGATCGAGGAACACAAGGTCGAAGCGATTCTGTTCGGTCTGGGTTTCGACGAAGAATCCATGCACAAGAGCCCTATGCTGTTATCCGGCGGTTTCCAGATCCGCCTGAACCTGGCGAAGGTACTTGCGAGCGAACCCGACATGCTGTTGCTCGACGAACCGACCAACTACCTGGACATCGTGTCGATGCGCTGGCTCAGCCGATTCTTGCGTAGCTGGAAGGGCGAAGTCCTTTTGATTACCCACGACCACCACTTTATGGACGAAGTCTGCACGCATACCGCGGGCATTTTCCGCCACAAGATTCGCAAGGTGAAAGGCTCCGTCGAAAAGCTCCGCGAAACCGTCGCCGAAGAAGAAGAAGTCGCGCAGCGCACGCAGGAAAACGAGGCGAAGAAAAAGGCCCAGCTGGAACAGGTCATCGAACGTTTCCGCTACAAGGCCGCAAAGGCCGCCATGGTGCAGTCGAAAATCAAGGCGGTGGCAAAGCTTGCAACCGGCGAACGCCTCACCCACGAACGCAATCTGGAATTCAGCTTTACCGAAGCGGGCTTCCCCGGCAAACGCATGCTGCAAATCAAGGGACTCTCTTTCGCCTACCCGAACCGCGCCGAAGACGGCACCGTACAGGGAATGGGACCGGAGCTCATCACCGATTTAACGATGGAAGTTTTCAAGGGAGACCGCATCGCGATTATCGGCCCGAACGGACGCGGTAAAACGACGCTCTTGAACCTGATCGCCAAGGAGCTCTCGCCCACCGCCGGCGAAATCAGCCACAATCCGAACCTGCAGATCAACTATTTCGGCCAGACGAATATCAACCGCCTGAATTTAGACAACACCGTCGAAGAAGAAATCGCCTCGGCCATCGAGGAAGTCGCGCAGAAAAGCCGCGCCCGCGGACTTGCAGGCCTCATGATGTTCAGCGGGGACGCCGCGTTAAAGAAGGTGAAAGTGCTGAGCGGTGGTGAACGCAGCCGCGTACTCCTCGGAAAAATCCTGGCGAGCCCCTGCAATATGCTGCTCCTAGACGAACCGACGAACCACCTCGACATGGAAAGCATCGAAAGCCTGATCGACGCGCTCGACGACTACGAAGGTACCGCGATGGTGGTGACCCACGACGAAGAACTGCTGCACGCGTTTGCCACAAGACTCGTCGTATTCGACGGCGGCAAGTGCCGCGTTTTCGAAGGCACCTACGCCGACTTCCTCGAAAAAGTCGGCTGGGCGAGCGAAAAGAAACCCGGCGGCTCTGAATCGGCCAATATTAAAGTTTCAAACATCGACGTGAAAACGGACGGCGGCAATGCTTCCGCGAACAATGCCGCTGGCGGCGCTCCCCGCGCAAAAGAAGACCGCAAGGCCCGCGCCGACTATATCGCCGAACGCAGCAAGGTCATCAAGCCGCTCGAAAAGAAACTCGCGAAACTCGAAGAAGACATCGCAAAGGCCGAAGCCCTCGGCGGAGAACTCGAGGCTAAACTCGTGACCGCCTCCGAAACCGGCGACGGGAACGCCATCACGGCAATCGCAAAGGACATGGACGACAACAAGAAGAAAGTCGACCAACTCTACGAGGAATGGGAAAAGGTCAGCGCCGAACTCGAAGCCGCGAAAGATAAATATCCGATATAG
- a CDS encoding fibro-slime domain-containing protein has protein sequence MKLMVWVYTLILFLCVAANATLTVHIQSPWRNDASKDGYFLHILGAAGGSYNAFYGETSPTITTAEGDGWFSYTWDKNVSDFQEWMSFTVSIYPNTADQNFNNNNGIQWKEAGEFKMASLFGTDTEVWLYTDPADRSYTKSFVAPGSKLVWFKSPWGNKALPQMILGEDSVMMRFAQDDPSKCGWFYGAVSPAMLARNPLQSVHFIRLNTPYMSVPAQGVVELGDYFSVLDTVFVDGTAGATVDSKIGALGECFDSTRTLHVYHPWRTNTSFRDTAVYFTVGNNIVNNPAPMVKDEYPYWYRYDFAPETVNSSNWNSTMAQFNLYRCQNEWPQVTYFAEGARPLASVFFPTGVYEAWLFTNSSGKFDLSFTPLEPKVVRLMSPWDNMTPMMIVPDDTIKMGPFSSDTCGWYQGISYKHVDSWEVYFRQAFGFEYYSRNGLDTIPGELINLDSIFAETDTVWMTTVPFRVSSVYPKVLGICPSMKISAMVVDWAGESFDDNIDVDFGGIYNGNDYTTVTYLDSLGTLATNAKCGGLVKGMVQDTLVNGAPARVDSSVYPWGMCSAAHEIEKWFIPETIVVDGNEYKNSVCRDIDLTMDEEGFWLADISQPLDGTCGDSLHPGFYPIDDFEYLYTADSSSKIPNPKNDKYKEHQGCKHNYSYAMKVTAEFKYVKGQYFEFRGDDDVWVYINNRLVVDIGGCHNPEEGAVNLDTIGKNDPSLKLVEGETYPFHIFYSERNATGANFKMRTSINLQTQRTYFSKQKESTDGSVEYEFHQLLVDKSISCDVSSVQSARDQLAPSLFILKGGSLPADGVTLESGPNYGGIFISENMASFKVDTSAFVNSRKLSPGKYALYCFLQSDPSQYQVVTFTVPEYPLPDIAFVDVFHVTDSAFFDPAGYTLRGDLLGSDGGKNDTLLAHVTYPDTVPIKVALLFGTTVCGEMESGADVNCVQELNLNTRFPLSFLDKDNQRVTTISTDSLGYASFYVVGDSAMVDAFFTIDGGGVNNTLTWANIHFKEPPVPFALKASMYDVNGDGIPDSLSIPFSKPFKDVVPDTLSWSFGGTEFHTTVGMENIWPLVLLDSVISLYNPAGLREDVFTGVSDQVYSGSLQYHYTYTDEDSGEEVKLSMNSSIQDKVGPVVLSATIETVSKEVSAVKINLSEGIDTKLANGKTAFIFYRDTVNFMDSLEINSADANAMGTVFKVYFRKTAAGVLPAVGDYVRIAPGELTDRSGNVAHLNNPKVRIVGEQRTEIKSPGVVTVGDETEPWPYSEPIVAISVPSNKSVHDIIDSLGKPGFLLNFNIGELATSMIMGLPSGADKDSALALIKIKWEGYYFSQLGNFVNKATGTVSCNDKTVFYNASDPEKSNCYDNPGNVFFEWNARSDKGRLVGTGAYISKLKVKIVSGRIKAGESDDTYTIGIKRSRQK, from the coding sequence ATGAAACTCATGGTTTGGGTGTATACTTTGATTTTGTTCTTGTGCGTGGCGGCGAACGCGACGCTTACGGTGCATATCCAGTCGCCGTGGCGTAACGATGCGTCCAAGGACGGTTATTTTCTGCATATTTTGGGTGCTGCCGGCGGGAGCTACAATGCTTTTTACGGCGAAACTTCGCCGACGATCACGACGGCCGAGGGCGACGGCTGGTTCAGCTATACCTGGGACAAGAACGTCTCGGATTTCCAGGAATGGATGTCGTTTACGGTAAGCATCTACCCGAATACGGCGGACCAGAACTTCAACAACAATAACGGGATCCAGTGGAAAGAGGCGGGCGAGTTCAAGATGGCCTCGCTGTTCGGTACCGATACCGAGGTCTGGCTGTATACCGACCCTGCCGACAGGAGCTATACCAAGTCGTTCGTGGCGCCGGGTTCCAAGCTGGTGTGGTTCAAGAGTCCGTGGGGCAACAAGGCGCTGCCGCAGATGATTTTGGGCGAAGATTCGGTGATGATGCGTTTTGCGCAGGATGACCCGAGCAAGTGCGGCTGGTTTTACGGGGCGGTGTCTCCTGCGATGCTTGCGCGTAACCCGCTGCAGTCCGTCCACTTTATCCGCCTGAATACGCCCTACATGTCGGTGCCGGCCCAGGGAGTGGTGGAGCTGGGCGACTATTTCTCGGTGCTGGATACGGTTTTCGTGGACGGCACGGCGGGGGCGACGGTAGATTCCAAGATCGGCGCGCTGGGGGAATGTTTTGATTCGACGCGTACCCTGCACGTGTACCACCCGTGGCGTACCAATACTTCGTTCAGGGATACCGCGGTCTATTTCACGGTCGGGAACAATATCGTCAACAACCCCGCACCGATGGTGAAGGACGAATACCCTTACTGGTACCGTTACGACTTTGCGCCCGAGACGGTGAATTCTTCGAACTGGAATTCCACGATGGCGCAGTTCAACTTGTACCGTTGCCAGAACGAATGGCCGCAGGTGACGTATTTTGCGGAAGGGGCGCGCCCGCTCGCTTCGGTGTTTTTCCCGACGGGTGTCTACGAGGCATGGCTGTTTACCAATAGCAGCGGCAAGTTCGACCTTTCGTTTACTCCGCTCGAACCGAAGGTGGTTCGCCTGATGAGCCCCTGGGACAACATGACTCCGATGATGATCGTTCCCGACGATACGATTAAGATGGGGCCTTTCAGCAGCGATACCTGCGGATGGTACCAGGGGATTTCTTACAAGCATGTCGATTCCTGGGAGGTGTACTTTAGGCAGGCATTCGGCTTCGAATATTATTCGAGGAACGGTCTAGATACTATCCCGGGCGAGCTGATCAACCTGGATTCCATTTTTGCGGAGACGGATACGGTGTGGATGACGACGGTTCCTTTCCGCGTTTCGTCGGTTTACCCCAAGGTGCTCGGGATTTGCCCCTCGATGAAGATTTCGGCGATGGTCGTCGACTGGGCGGGTGAATCTTTCGATGACAATATCGACGTGGATTTCGGCGGGATTTATAACGGCAACGACTACACCACGGTGACGTACCTTGATTCGCTGGGCACGCTGGCTACGAATGCGAAGTGCGGAGGCCTTGTGAAGGGGATGGTGCAGGATACCCTGGTGAACGGGGCGCCTGCCCGCGTGGATTCGTCGGTGTATCCGTGGGGAATGTGCTCGGCGGCCCATGAAATCGAGAAGTGGTTTATTCCCGAAACGATCGTGGTGGACGGCAACGAGTACAAGAATTCCGTCTGTCGCGATATCGACCTGACCATGGACGAGGAAGGTTTCTGGCTGGCCGACATTTCGCAGCCGCTGGATGGTACCTGCGGCGATTCCCTGCATCCGGGTTTCTATCCGATTGACGATTTCGAGTATCTCTATACGGCGGATTCTTCGAGCAAGATTCCGAACCCGAAGAACGACAAGTACAAGGAACATCAGGGCTGCAAGCACAACTACAGCTACGCCATGAAGGTGACGGCGGAGTTCAAGTACGTGAAGGGGCAGTATTTCGAGTTCCGCGGCGATGACGACGTGTGGGTGTATATCAACAACCGCCTGGTGGTGGATATCGGCGGTTGCCACAACCCCGAAGAAGGGGCCGTGAACCTGGATACCATCGGCAAGAACGATCCGAGCCTGAAGTTGGTCGAGGGTGAAACTTATCCGTTCCACATTTTCTATTCCGAACGCAACGCGACGGGTGCGAACTTCAAGATGCGCACCTCTATCAACTTGCAGACGCAGAGGACTTATTTCTCGAAGCAGAAGGAAAGTACGGACGGTTCCGTCGAGTACGAGTTCCACCAGCTGCTGGTCGACAAGTCCATCAGTTGCGACGTGTCCAGCGTGCAGAGCGCCCGCGACCAGCTGGCTCCTTCCCTGTTTATCCTGAAGGGCGGAAGCCTCCCTGCCGACGGCGTGACGCTTGAGTCGGGGCCGAATTACGGCGGCATTTTCATCAGCGAGAATATGGCGAGTTTCAAGGTCGACACTTCTGCCTTCGTGAATTCGCGCAAGCTGAGTCCGGGTAAGTACGCCCTGTATTGCTTCTTGCAGTCGGACCCCAGCCAGTACCAGGTGGTGACTTTCACGGTGCCCGAGTATCCGCTTCCGGATATCGCCTTCGTGGACGTGTTCCATGTGACGGATTCCGCTTTCTTCGATCCTGCGGGTTACACGCTCCGTGGCGACCTGCTGGGAAGCGACGGCGGAAAGAACGATACGCTCCTTGCGCACGTGACTTATCCCGATACGGTGCCCATCAAGGTGGCGCTCCTGTTCGGGACGACTGTCTGCGGCGAGATGGAATCGGGTGCCGACGTGAACTGCGTGCAGGAACTGAACCTGAACACGAGATTCCCGCTGAGCTTCTTGGACAAGGACAACCAGCGCGTAACGACGATTTCGACGGATTCGCTGGGTTATGCGAGTTTCTACGTGGTGGGTGATTCCGCCATGGTCGATGCGTTCTTCACGATTGACGGCGGCGGCGTGAACAATACGCTGACCTGGGCGAATATCCACTTTAAGGAACCTCCCGTGCCGTTTGCCTTGAAGGCCTCGATGTACGACGTGAACGGCGACGGCATTCCCGATAGTTTGTCTATACCCTTCAGCAAGCCGTTCAAGGACGTGGTTCCCGATACGCTTTCGTGGTCGTTCGGCGGTACGGAATTCCACACGACTGTCGGCATGGAAAACATCTGGCCGCTGGTGCTCCTGGATTCGGTGATTTCGCTCTACAACCCGGCGGGACTCCGAGAAGATGTGTTCACGGGTGTTTCTGACCAGGTTTATTCCGGTTCGCTACAGTACCATTACACCTATACCGACGAGGATTCCGGCGAAGAGGTCAAGCTCTCGATGAATTCCTCGATCCAGGACAAGGTGGGGCCGGTGGTGTTGAGTGCGACGATCGAGACGGTGTCCAAGGAAGTTAGCGCCGTGAAAATCAACCTGAGCGAAGGGATCGATACCAAGCTTGCGAACGGGAAGACGGCGTTCATATTCTACCGTGATACGGTGAACTTCATGGATTCCCTGGAAATCAACAGTGCCGATGCCAATGCGATGGGTACCGTGTTCAAGGTGTATTTCAGGAAGACCGCCGCGGGCGTGCTCCCGGCCGTGGGCGACTATGTGCGCATCGCTCCGGGTGAACTGACGGACAGGAGCGGCAACGTGGCTCACCTGAACAATCCGAAGGTGCGTATCGTGGGTGAACAGCGTACGGAAATCAAGTCGCCTGGCGTCGTGACGGTCGGCGACGAGACGGAACCGTGGCCTTATTCCGAGCCGATTGTCGCGATTTCGGTGCCCTCCAACAAGAGTGTCCACGATATCATCGATAGCCTCGGCAAGCCCGGTTTCCTGCTGAATTTCAACATCGGTGAACTTGCGACTTCTATGATTATGGGGTTGCCGAGCGGCGCCGACAAGGATTCCGCACTGGCCTTGATTAAGATCAAGTGGGAAGGCTACTATTTCTCGCAGCTGGGCAATTTCGTGAACAAGGCGACGGGTACCGTAAGCTGTAACGACAAGACCGTTTTCTATAATGCCTCGGATCCCGAGAAGTCCAACTGCTACGACAACCCCGGCAATGTCTTCTTCGAATGGAATGCCCGCAGCGACAAGGGCCGCCTGGTCGGCACCGGCGCCTACATCTCGAAACTGAAGGTGAAAATCGTGAGTGGCCGCATCAAGGCCGGCGAAAGCGACGATACCTATACCATAGGCATCAAGCGCAGTCGGCAGAAATAG